In one window of Arachis ipaensis cultivar K30076 chromosome B06, Araip1.1, whole genome shotgun sequence DNA:
- the LOC107645641 gene encoding U1 small nuclear ribonucleoprotein A, with amino-acid sequence MSEPNAIAEIPQNMTIYINNLNEKIKLDELKKSLHAVFSQFGKILEVLAFKTLKHKGQAWVVFEDVNSASNALRQMQGFPFYDKPMKIQYAKTKSDIIAKADGTFVPREKRKRHDDKGKKRKDHVDPGLAGMGVNPAYAGAYGAAPAVSYPGGAKSMVPEAPAPPNNILFIQNLPNETTPMMLQMLFLQYPGFKEVRMVEAKPGIAFVEYGDEMQSTVAMQALQGFKITPHNPMLITYAKK; translated from the exons ATGTCTGAACCCAATGCGATCGCTGAAATCCCTCAGAACATGACCATCTACATCAACAACCTTAACGAAAAGATTAAGCTTGATG AGTTGAAGAAGTCGTTGCATGCTGTTTTCTCTCAGTTCGGGAAGATACTGGAAGTGCTAGCGTTCAAGACTCTGAAGCACAAGGGTCAAGCTTGGGTGGTGTTTGAGGATGTTAATTCTGCTTCCAATGCTCTTAGACAAATGCAAGGTTTTCCCTTCTACGATAAGCCAATG AAAATACAGTATGCAAAGACTAAATCAGATATAATAGCAAAAGCTGATGGTACCTTTGTCCCGAGAGAAAAACGGAAGAGGCATGATGACAAAG GCAAAAAACGGAAGGACCATGTTGATCCTGGTTTAGCTGGAATGGGCGTAAATCCAGCATATgctggtgcctatggtgcagctCCTGCT GTATCGTATCCAGGTGGTGCAAAATCTATGGTACCTGAGGCTCCTGCCCCACCAAACAATATTCTCTTCATTCAAAATCTACCCAATGAGACAACTCCCATGATGCTGCAAATGCTCTTTCTTCAATATCCTGGTTTCAAGGAAGTTAGGATGGTGGAAGCGAAGCCAGGAATTGCATTTGTGGAATATGGAGATGAGATGCAATCAACTGTAGCAATGCAGGCCCTACAAGGTTTCAAGATAACACCACATAACCCGATGTTGATAACTTATGCCAAGAAATAG
- the LOC107645642 gene encoding indole-3-acetic acid-induced protein ARG2, translated as MARSFANSKALSSLLQNQISKALTASRGYAATATGSVAARRGGGASSAIRSKKSSSSGEEKGEKVSWVPDPVTGYYKPENIKEIDVAELRASLLNKK; from the coding sequence ATGGCACGCTCTTTCGCTAACTCCAAGGCTCTCTCATCCCTCCTTCAAAACCAAATCTCGAAGGCTCTCACCGCCTCCCGTGGCTACGCTGCGACGGCAACAGGAAGCGTAGCAGCAAGAAGGGGAGGAGGAGCATCCAGCGCCATCAGAAGCAAGAAGTCTTCTTCTTCAGGGGAAGAGAAGGGAGAGAAGGTTTCATGGGTGCCTGACCCTGTCACTGGCTACTACAAACCCGAGAACATCAAGGAGATCGACGTTGCCGAATTGCGTGCCTCCCTTCTCAACAAAAAATGa